CAGCATTTCGAACGAGTGACGAAATATCGAACAACAACCGAGCCGACGACGCAACAAGGGGCAACTGCAGTGCGCATCACCGGAATCAGCACATACGTGGTCGGAACGCCGTGGCGCAATCTGACGTATGTCCAGGTGCACACCGACGAGGGGATCACGGGTGTCGGCGAGACCCGGATGCTGGGCCACACCGACGCGCTGATCGGCTACCTGCGGGAGGCCGAGAACAACCACATTCTCGGCTCCGACCCGTTCGCCACGGAAGACCTCGTACGGCGGATGAAGTACGGGGACTACGGGCGGGCCGGCGAGATCGTCATGTCCGGGATCGCCGTCATCGAGATGGCCTGCTGGGACATCAAGGGCAAGGCGCTCGGCGTACCCGTGTGGCAGCTGCTCGGCGGCAAGGTCACCGACAAGGTCAAGGCCTACGCCAATGGCTGGTACACGACGGAGCGGACGCCGGAGGCCTACCACAAGGCGGCCCAGGAGGTCATGGCCCGCGGGTACAAGGCGCTCAAGATCGACCCCTTCGGGACCGGGCACTACGAGCTGGACCACCAGCAGACCCTGTACGCCGTGTCGCTGATCGAGGCCGTGCGCGACGCCATCGGGCCGGATTCCGAGCTGATGCTGGAGATGCACGGCCGGTTCTCACCCTCCACCGCCGTCCGTCTCGCGCACGAGCTCGCGCCCTTCAAGCCCGCCTGGCTGGAAGAGCCCGTGCCGCCGGAGAACCTGAAGGCGCTCGAAAAGGTTTCGGCGAAGGTCGACATGCCCGTCGCCACCGGTGAGCGCATTCACGATCGCATCGAGTTCCGCGAGCTGTTCGAGAGCCAGGCCGTCGACATCCTGCAGCCCGATGTCGGCCACATCGGCGGCATCTGGGAGACCCGTAAGCTCGCCGCCACCGCCGAGACCCACTACATGCTGGTCGCGCCGCACAACGTCGGCGGCTCCGTGCTGACCGCCGCCTCCCTCCAAGTCGGCTTCTCCACGCCGAACTTCAAGATCCTGGAGCACTTCAACGACTTCGCCGACGCGGAGATCAAGAAGGTCGTCAAGGGGGCGCCCCAGGTCGTGGACGGGTACTTCGAGATCTCCGACGCGCCCGGTCTCGGCGTCGAGCTCGACACCGACGCGGCGGCCGAATTCCCGCAGCAGCAGGCCCGGTTCGACCTGTGGGCCGAGGGCTGGGAGCAGCGCAAGCCGAAGGGCAGCGGGAAGTGAGCACCGCCGTCGTCATCGAGGCGCCCGGCGAGCACCGGCTCACCGAGCACACGCCGCGTGAGCCCGGTCCCGGCGAGGCGCTCGTCGGCGTGCACGCCGTGGGGATCTGCGGCAGCGACCGCGAGGTCTATCAGGGCAACCGGCCCGAGGGGTACGTCCGTTACCCGCTCACCCCGGGTCACGAGTGGTCGGGGACCGTGCACACCGTCGGCGCCGGTGTGCCGGAGTCCCTCATCGGCCGCAAGGTCGTCGGCGAGGGCTTCCGCAACTGCCAGGTCTGCGACCGCTGCCACGCGGGCGAGACGACCCTGTGCACGGCCGGCTACGAGGAGACCGGGTTCACGCAGCCGGGCGCCATGGCCGACACGCTCACCCTCCCGGCCCGGCTCCTGCACGTCCTGCCGGACGCGGCCGACCTCACGGCGGCGGCCCTGCTCGAGCCCGCCGCCTGTATCGCGGCCGCCGCGCTCAAGGCCAATGCCCGGCCCGGGGAGCGCGTGGCCGTCGTAGGCACCGGCACGCTCGGCATGTTCGCCGTGCAGTTCCTGAAGGCGGGCTCCCCGGCCGAGCTGCTGGTCGTCGGCACGCGGGGCGACCGCGAGGCGCTGTCGCGCCAGTACGGCGCCACCGACTTCCGTACGAAGGACCAGCCGCTTCCCGACGACTTCGACGTGGTGATCGAGACCGCCGGGTCCGCGTCCGCCGCGCGCACCGCCGCCTCCCTGCTCAGGCGCGGCGGACGCCTGGTCCTGACGGGCATCCCGGCGCCGGGCGCCGAGGGTCTCGACCCGACCGATCTGGTCGTACGGCAGCTGGAGGTGCACACCGTCTTCGGGGCGCCGCCGGACGCCTGGGCGCACACGGTGCGGGTGTTCGCCGCCGGGCTCCTCGACCCGTTGCCGCTCGTCTCGCACGAGCTGCCGCTGGCCGAGTTCGCGCAGGCCATCGAGCTGGTGGGATCCGGTGATCCGAAGGTCGGCAAAGTGCTCCTGCGCCCCTAGCCGTACGCCGGTACGGGGGCAACCTGACGGCTTCCGTACCGGCGTACACCCAAGCCCCCCGCACCCTGAGCCGCGAACTTCGTCCGACATATCGAACAAGAAGGACAGCTTGTGACCGACGCCTCCGATACGGCAGCCCGTCGACCCGGTGAGCAGGCCCTCACCACGCTCGGCCTGGGTGCGCCCACCCTCGACCCCGCCGACGCCTCGCCGCACTCCTTCCCCGGTGGCGGCGGCTGGCGCACCGAGGTCCCCTCGTGCGAGGGACCCGAAGCGCTGGCCGTGATCCTGAAGGAGTCCTCGCGGCTCGATGTGCCGATCCACCGGATCAGCCAGGGCAGCGGTGTGTGGATGCTGACCGACGCCGAGATCACCGAGATGGTCGACGCGACGAATGCTCGTGACATCGAGCTCTGCCTGTTCACCGGCCCGCGCGGGACCTGGGACATCGGCGGATCCACCCGGACCGACTCGCGCGGCGGCGGTCTGCGCGCCCGTGGCCATGACGCCGTCGCCGGCTGCGTCGAGGACGCCGTCCGGGCGACGGAGCTGGGTGTCAAGTGCCTGCTGGTCGCCGACGAGGGCGTGCTGTGGACCCTGCACCGGGCCCGTACGGCGGGCATCATCCCCGCCGACACCACCCTCAAGGTCTCGGCGCTGATCGGACCGGTCAATCCGGCCGCGTACGCGGTCTACGAGAATCTGGGCGCCGACTCGATCAATGTGCCCAGCGATCTGACGCTCGACCATCTCACC
This genomic window from Streptomyces sp. DG2A-72 contains:
- a CDS encoding zinc-binding dehydrogenase, producing MSTAVVIEAPGEHRLTEHTPREPGPGEALVGVHAVGICGSDREVYQGNRPEGYVRYPLTPGHEWSGTVHTVGAGVPESLIGRKVVGEGFRNCQVCDRCHAGETTLCTAGYEETGFTQPGAMADTLTLPARLLHVLPDAADLTAAALLEPAACIAAAALKANARPGERVAVVGTGTLGMFAVQFLKAGSPAELLVVGTRGDREALSRQYGATDFRTKDQPLPDDFDVVIETAGSASAARTAASLLRRGGRLVLTGIPAPGAEGLDPTDLVVRQLEVHTVFGAPPDAWAHTVRVFAAGLLDPLPLVSHELPLAEFAQAIELVGSGDPKVGKVLLRP
- a CDS encoding mandelate racemase/muconate lactonizing enzyme family protein — its product is MRITGISTYVVGTPWRNLTYVQVHTDEGITGVGETRMLGHTDALIGYLREAENNHILGSDPFATEDLVRRMKYGDYGRAGEIVMSGIAVIEMACWDIKGKALGVPVWQLLGGKVTDKVKAYANGWYTTERTPEAYHKAAQEVMARGYKALKIDPFGTGHYELDHQQTLYAVSLIEAVRDAIGPDSELMLEMHGRFSPSTAVRLAHELAPFKPAWLEEPVPPENLKALEKVSAKVDMPVATGERIHDRIEFRELFESQAVDILQPDVGHIGGIWETRKLAATAETHYMLVAPHNVGGSVLTAASLQVGFSTPNFKILEHFNDFADAEIKKVVKGAPQVVDGYFEISDAPGLGVELDTDAAAEFPQQQARFDLWAEGWEQRKPKGSGK